The Microcella flavibacter DNA segment GCCAGCTGTTCGGCAACCGCGATCACACGACGGTGATGTACGCGAACAAGAAGATCAGCGAGCTCATGAAGGAGCGCCGCTCCATCTACAACCAGGTGACGGAGCTCACCAGCCGCATCAAGCAGAACCACCGCTACAGCTGATTCAGCGGCTCCACATCCCCTTCTCCTGGCGCGATCCGGGATGCGGCCCGGGCTCACGCCCGGGCCGTTTCGTCGCTCTCCCACAGGTTCCTGCCAGGTTCAGGGGTGGTTTCGCACACTGTTGACAGCCTGTGGATAACTGGGGATGACGGTGGTGACGGATTGTGGATTCAGGGCCTCGGCCTGTGGGGGAGCATCCCGATCGGCCGCCGACCATCCCCTTAACCTCGTGACCCTTCCCGAGACCTGTCCACAAATCACACGCGTGTGGTTTCCCGGTTTTCCCGGCTTTCCACCGAGTTATCCACACTGTGCACAACCGTTAATGCTGTTGCTCTTCGTTCTTCATTCAAGCTCGAGGGGATAACCCTGACGGGGTCGGCGAACGACACGTTCCCCCGTGGCCGCAGTGTGCCACTATGGGAACCCGCGCTCCACCGTGCGGATTTTCTTGTCATACCGAGAGGCAGCCGCGTGAAGTTCCAGGTCAATCGCGATGTGTTCGCCGATGCCGTGTCGTTCGCCGTCAAGCTGCTTCCCCAGCGCACCACCCTGCCGATCCTGAGCGGCGTGCTGCTGCGCGCCGAGGGCGACACCCTCACGCTCTCGAGCTTCGACTACGAGGTCTCGGCGCAGACCCAGGTCACGGCCGACATCGAGGAGGGCGGCACGGTGCTCGTCTCCGGCCGGCTGCTCAGCGACATCGCCTCTCGCCTGCCGAACGCCCCGGTGGAGTTCACCCGTGAGGAGAGCAAGATCGTCGTGCGCTGCGGCACCGCGCGCTTCACGCTCTCGATGATGCCGGTCGAGGAGTACCCCAGCCTTCCTGTCGTGGACGGCCCGAGCGGCGTGCTGCCCGGCGACTCCTTCGCCGACGCGGTCGGCCAGGTGGCCGTGGCCGCCTCGCGCGACGACGTGACCCCAGTCATCACCGGCGTGCAGCTCGAGATCGCCGACAACCGCCTGTCGCTCGTCGCGACCGACCGCTATCGCGTCGCCGTCCGCGAGATCGACTGGGAGTCCTCGGCCGTGGCCGAGGGCGTCACGGCTCTCGTGCCCTCGCGCACCCTGTCCGAGATCGGCAAGATCTTCTCCCACACGACGCAGGTGACCGTCACGATCGTCTCCGGCGGCGACCGCGAGCTCATCGCGTTCTCCTCGGCCGAGAAGACCGTCACCTCGCTGCTCATCAAGGGCAACTTCCCGCCCGTGAAGCGGCTCTTCCCCGAGACGGTCGACAACTACGCGGTCATGAGCACCGCCGAGCTCATCGAGGCCACCCGCCGCGTCTCCCTCGTGCTCGAGCGCGACGCCGCTCTGCGCTACAGCTTCTCGGTCGACGGCCTGACCCTCGAGGCCCTCGGCAGCGAGAACGCGCAGGCCTCCGAGACGATCGACGCGCATCTCGTCGGCGTCGACACGGTCGTCTCCCTCAAGCCGCAGTTCCTCATCGACGGACTCGCCGCCGTGCACAGCGAGTTCGTGCGCATCTCGTTCACGAAGACCGACAACCCGAACAAGCCCGGGCCCGTGCTCATCACGAGCCAGTCGTCGAAGGACCAGCCCGGCGCCGACAACTACCGCTACCTGCTGCAGCCGAACCTGCTGCTGCGGTAGCGCCCCCGCGTGCACGTCACCCACCTCTCGCTCGTCGACTTCCGCAACTACGGGCGGGCCGAAGTCGAGCTCGCCCCCGGAACCGTCCTGTTCGTCGGGCGCAACGGGCAGGGCAAGACCAACCTCGTCGAGGCGATCGGCTACGCGAGCACCGTCTCCTCGCACCGCGTTTCGACCGACCAGGCGCTCGTGCGCTTCGGCGCCGAGGCCGCGATCGTGCGCATGCGGGTGCAGCACGAGGACCGCGCGCTCGTCGTCGAGGTGCAGATCAACCGCACCGGTGCCAACAAGGCGCAGGTGAACCGCGGTGCCATCCGCGTGCGCGAGCTGCCCCGGTACTTCTCGAGCGTGCTCTTCGCCCCCGAGGATCTCGCGCTCGTGCGCGGCGAGCCCTCGGGTCGCCGCGCGTTCCTCGACACCCTCGTCGTGCAGCGCACCCCGCGCTTCGCCGGCGTCATGGCCGATTACGACCGCGTGCTGCGGCAGCGCAACTCGCTGCTGAAGTCGGCGCGGGCATCGCGCATCCCGGCCGACGCGCTCACCACGCTCGACGTGTGGGACGACCGGCTCGTCGAGCTCGGCACCGAGCTCATGATCGCGCGGCACGAGCTCGTCTCCGCGCTGCGACCCTTCATCGGGCAGGCCTACCGCGCGGTCGCGGGCGATGATCACGCGGTGCGCGTCGGGCTGCAGGTGTCGATCGACGGCGAGAGCGGCGTCCCCTCGTTCGATGAGGATGCCCCGCTCGAGGTCGATGTGGTGCGCGAGCGGTTCCGCGCCGCGGTCGCCGCCCGCCGGCGCGCCGAGCTGGATCGCGCGGTCACCCTCGTCGGCCCGCACCGCGACGACCTCGTGCTGGAGCTCAACGGTCTGCCCGCCCGCGGCTACGCCAGCCACGGCGAGAGCTGGTCGTTCGCGCTCGCCCTCAAGCTCGCCTCCGCCCAGGTGCTGCGGGCCGAGGCCGTGGCCGGCGATCCGGTGCTCGTGCTCGACGACGTCTTCGCCGAGCTCGACGAGGGCCGGCGCGAGCGGCTCGCGGACGCGGTCGGCGACTTCGAGCAGGTGCTCATCACCGCGGCGGTCGGCGGCGATGTGCCGGCCCGGCTGCGCGCGACGACCGTGACGATCGCGGCGGGCGCCATCGTCGAGCCGGATGCCGCCCCGTCGGCCGCCACCGTGCCGGAGCCCGCGACGCCGCTCGCCGCCACCGTTCCCACAGGTGTGGATAACCCTGGGGAGAAGAGTGCGATAAACACATCCGACGATCAGCTTCCCGGCGCTGCGGATAGCGAGGCGGATTCGACACCGGTGACCGTGGCGGGCGACCCGGAGGGCCGGGAGTGATGGCGCGGCGTCCGGACGGCGAGGACTCGGAGGCCTCGGCGGTGTACCAGCGCCTGCGCGGCATCTTCGGCGATCCGGCGCTGCGCTCGCGCGACGGGCGCAAGCGCGCGGCCGCGAAGCGCGACCGCACCGATTCCGCCCCGTTCGGCGTCGGGCGTGATGCGTCGGGACTCGGCGACGTGCTCGAGGGGATGACCCGGCGCATGGGCTGGTTATCGCCGCTGGCGAAGGGCGAGCTGCTGCTCGACTGGCCCGACCTCGTCGGCCCCGACGTCGCCGCGCACTCCCAGCCCGTCGGCATCGAGGACGAGGTGCTCACGGTGCAGTGCGATTCGACGGCGTGGGCGACGCAGCTGCGGCTCATGCGGGCCGAGATCCTCACGACGATCCTGCGCCGCTATCCGGATGCGCAGGTGACGAGCATCCGCTTCGACGGACCGGGCGCACCGAGCTGGAAGCGGGGCCCCCGATCGATTCCCGGTCGCGGCCCCAGAGACACGTACGGCTGACGACGGCGAATCACCCCGGGCGGGTGACGAAATCTCCCCAGAGAGCCGTTCTGACGCCGGTGAGGGCCCGTTTCTTGGTAGGATCGAACGGTCGTCGACGACCCCCGTTCGGGGTCGACGGTCGGCCGCAGAGTCCCTGATCGACTCGCACGCTCGACCCTCATGGTCGATCCGCGTGCCCGATCGGGCGAGATCAACCGTCGGGAGCGCAATTCCATATGACCACCACCCCCTCCACCCCCGAGTCGGATGAGGCGTACGGCGCGAACCAGATCCAGGTGCTCGAAGGGCTCGAGGCGGTGCGCAAGCGCCCGGGCATGTACATCGGCTCCACCGGCCCGCGCGGCCTTCACCACCTCGTCTACGAGATCGTCGACAACTCGGTCGACGAGGCGCTCGCCGGCTTCTGCGACTCCATCGAGGTGACGATCCTCGCCGACGGCGCCGTGCGCGTCGTCGACAACGGCCGCGGCATCCCCGTCGACATCCACCCCGTCGAGAAGAAGTCGACCGTCGAGGTCGTGCTCACGATCCTCCACGCGGGCGGCAAGTTCGGCGGCGGCGGCTACGCCGTCTCCGGCGGCCTGCACGGCGTCGGCAGCTCGGTCGTCAACGCCCTCTCGCAGAAGCTCGAGGTCGAGGTGCGCCGTCAGGGGGCGGTCTACCGCCAGAGCTATCAGCACGGCGTGCCGGATGCCCCGCTCGAGAAGGGCGAGGCCTCGACCGAGAACGGCACCACCATCACGTTCTGGCCGAACGACGAGATCTTCGAGACCGTCCACTTCGACTACGAGACGCTGCGCAACCGCTTCCAGCAGATGGCCTTCCTCAACAAGGGCCTGCGCATCGCGATCACCGACGAGCGCGCGCACGACGCCGACCCGGAGGAGCTCGAGGGCACCCCCGCCCTCGATGCGGCGGCGACCGAGGCCGGCCCGCGCCGCGAGGAGTTCCTCTACGAGCAGGGCCTCGTCGACTACGTGCAGTTCCTGAACTCCTCGAAGAAGATCGAGGTCGTGCACCCCGAGATCATCTCCTTCGAGTCGGAGGACACCGAGCGCCGCATCGCCCTCGAGGTCGCGATGCAGTGGACGACCGCCTACAGCGAGAGCGTGCACACCTACGCGAACACGATCAACACCCACGAGGGCGGCACGCACGAGGAGGGGTTCCGGGCGGCGCTGACGACGCTCGTCAACCGCTACGCGCGCGAGAAGGGCCTGCTGAAGGAGAAGGAGGAGAACCTCTCCGGCGACGACGTGCGCGAGGGATTGACCGCCGTCGTCTCCATCAAGCTCGGCGAGCCGCAGTTCGAGGGCCAGACCAAGACGAAGCTCGGCAACACCGAGGCGAAGTCCTTCGTGCAGAAGGTCACCGGCGAGTTCCTCGGCGACTGGTTCGAGCGCAACCCCGGCCAGGCGAAGGACGTCATCCGCAAGGCGCAATTCGCCGCCTCGGCCCGCCTCGCGGCGCGCAAGGCGCGCGAGCAGACCCGCCGCAAGGGCCTGCTCGAGTCGGGCGGCATGCCCGGCAAGCTCAAGGACTGCCAGTCGAAGGATCCCTCGCTCAGCGAGATCTTCATCGTCGAGGGCGATTCGGCCGGCGGCTCGGCCGTCCAGGGCCGCAACCCCGAGACGCAGGCGATCCTGCCCCTGCGCGGCAAGATCCTCAACGTCGAGAAGGCGCGCCTCGATCGCGCGCTCGGCAACGCCGAGATCCAGGCGATGGTCACCGCCTTCGGCGCGAGCATCGGCGAGGAGTTCGACGCGGCGAAGGTGCGGTACCACAAGATCGTGCTCATGGCCGATGCCGATGTCGACGGCCAGCACATCACCACGCTGCTGCTCACCCTGCTCTTCCGCTACATGCGGCCGCTCATCGAGAACGGCTACGTCTACCTCGCGCAGCCGCCGCTGTACCGCCTGAAGTGGACGAACGCCGACCACGAGTACGTCTTCAGCGACCGCGAGCGGGATGCCCTGCTCGAGGCCGGCCTCGCCGCGGGCCGGCGCATCCCGAAGGACAACGGCGTGCAGCGATACAAGGGTCTCGGCGAGATGAACCACCAGGAGCTGTGGGAGACCACGATGAACCCCGACACCCGCACGCTGCTGCAGGTGACGCTCGACGACGCCGCGATCGCCGACTCGGTCTTCTCGACCCTGATGGGCGAGGACGTCGAGTCGCGCCGCACCTTCATCCAGCAGAACGCGAAGGATGTGCGGTTCCTCGACATCTAGTCGAGCATCCCGCCCCCACCCCCCATTTCTCCCCCTCCCGATTGAGGACGTGACACATGGCCGACGACATCACCGACGTCGACGACAGCACCAGCCCCGGCCCCGGCGGCAAGGTCAACCAGGTCGACCTGCAGCTCGAGATGCAGCGCTCGTACCTCGACTACGCGATGAGCGTCATCGTCGGGCGCGCGCTGCCCGACGTGCGCGACGGGCTCAAGCCCGTGCACCGCCGCGTGCTCTACGCGATGTTCGACGGCGGCTACCGGCCCGATAAGGCCTTCTCGAAGTGCTCGCGCGTCGTCGGCGACGTCATGGGCCAGTTCCACCCGCACGGCGACTCGGCGATCTACGACGCCCTCGTGCGCCTCGTGCAGCCGTGGAGCATGCGGTACCCGCTCGCCTCGGGCCAGGGCAACTTCGGCTCGCCGGGCAACGACGGCGCGGCCGCCCCCCGGTACACCGAGACCAAGATGGCTCCGCTCGCCATGGAGATGGTGCGGGACATCGAGGAGAACACGGTCGATTTCCAGGACAACTACGACGGCCGCACGCGCGAGCCGAGCATCCTGCCCTCCCGGTTCCCCAACCTGCTCGTCAACGGCTCCGTGGGCATCGCCGTCGGCATGGCCACGAACATCCCGCCGCACAACCTGCGCGAAGTGGCCTCGGCCGCGCTCTGGCACCTCGAGAACCCCGACGCCTCGCGCGAGGAGCTGCTCGACGCGACCCTGCAGCGCATCAAGGGGCCCGACTTCCCGACCGGCGCGCAGATCCTCGGCATCAAGGGCATCCAGGACGCCTACCGCACCGGCCGCGGCTCGATCACGATGCGCGCGGTGGTGACGGTCGAGGAGATCCAGAACCGCACCTGCCTCGTCATCACCGAGCTGCCGTACCAGGTGAACCCCGACAACCTCGCGATCAAGATCGCCGACCTCGTCAAGGAGGGCCGCCTCACCGGCATCGCCGACATCCGCGACGAGTCCTCGGGCCGCACCGGTCAGCGCCTCGTCATCGTGCTCAAGCGCGACGCCATCGCGAAGGTCGTGCTCAACAACCTCTACAAGCACACCCCGCTGCAGGACAACTTCGGCGCCAACATGCTCGCGATCGTCGACGGCGTGCCCCGCACTCTGCCGATCGACGGCTTCATCACGCTGTGGACGGCGCACCAGATCGAGGTCATCGTCCGGCGCACCCAGTACAGGCTCGACAAGGCCGAGGCGGACGCCCACATCCTGCGCGGCTACCTCAAGGCGCTGGATGCTCTCGACGAGGTCATCGCCCTGATCCGCCGCTCGCCCACCGTCGAGGAGGCCCGCGACGGCCTGCAGGAGCTGCTCGACGTCGACGAGCTGCAGGCCAACGCCATCCTCAGCCTCCAGCTGCGCCGCCTCGCCGCCCTCGAGCGGCAGAAGATCCAGGAGCAGGCGGAGGAGCTCGAGCGGCTCATCGCCGACTACAAGGAGATCCTCGCCAGCCCCGAGCGCCAGCGCACCATCGTCTCCGACGAGCTCGGCGAGATCGTCGCCAAGTACGGCGACGACCGCCGCACCGAGATCATGTTCGGCTTCGACGGCGACATGAGCGTCGAGGACCTCATCCCCGAGGAGGAGATGGTCGTCACCGTCACCCGCGGCGGGTACATCAAGCGCACGCGCAGCGACAACTACCGCTCGCAGCACCGCGGCGGCAAGGGCGTCAAGGGCGCGCAGCTGCGGGCCGACGACGTCGTCGAGCACTTCTTCGTGACGACCACCCACCACTGGCTGCTGTTCCTCACCACCACCGGCCGGGTCTACCGGCTCAAGGCCTACGAGGTGCAGGAGGCCGGGCGCGACGCCCGCGGCCAGCACGTCGCCAACCTGCTCGCCCTGCAGCCGGGGGAGGAGATCGCGCAGATCCTCGACATCCGCGACTACTCCGCCGCGCCGTACCTCGTGCTCGCCACCCGCCGCGGCCTCGTCAAGAAGACCGCGCTCACCGAGTACGACACCAACCGCACGGGCGGCATCATCGCCATCAACCTGCGCGAGGGCGACGAGCTCGTCTCGGCGATGCTCGTCGAGGACGACAGCGACATCCTCCTCATCTCGCGCGGCGGCATGTCGGTGCGCTTCACCGCCGGCGACTCGGCCCTGCGCCCCATGGGCCGCTCCACCTCCGGCGTCATGGGCATGACCTTCCGCGGCGACGACCACCTGCTCTCCGCCTCCGTCGTGCACGACGGCGGATCGGTCTTCGTCGTCACCGAGGGCGGCTACGCCAAGCGCACCGCCGTCGACCAGTACCGCGTGCAGGGCCGCGGCGGCCTCGGCATCAAGGTGGCCAAGCTGAACGACGACCGCGGCGGTCTCGCCGGCGGCATCATCGTCGGCGACGACGACGAGGTGCTCGTCGTGCTCGCCAGCGGCAAGGTCGTCCGCTCCGCCGTCTCCGAGGTGCCCGCCAAGGGCCGCGACACCATGGGCGTCGTCTTCGCGCGACTCGCCGAGGACGACCGCATCATCGCGATCGCGCGCAACAGCGAGCGGAACCTGGAAGAATCCGACACTGAACCGGTGGACGACCCGTCCGCCGTTGACGCCCCGGCGACCGACGCGGTCGACGAGGCCGGGAAGGACGCCTAAGTGAGTACCGTCGCCGAGAAGCTGCAGCGCAAGTCGCAGCGCTCCGTGCCCACCAAGCAGGTGCGCCTCAAGCTCGTGTACGTCGACTTCTGGTCGGCGGTGAAGCTCTCGTTCCTCCTCGCCGTCTGCGGTGCGGTCGTGCTGCTCGTCGCCACGTTCTTCGTCTGGGTCGTCATCTCGAGCGTGGGCGTCATCGGCGAGGCGCAGGAACTGCTGACGAGCATCCTCGGCGAGAGCGCCGCCAGCCTCACCTCGTTCCTCGCCCTGCCCCAGGTGATGCTCTTCGCCGGCGTCGTCGCCGTGCTCAACGTCGTCGGCGGCACCGCGCTCGGCGCCATCGGCGCGCTGCTGTACAACCTCAGCGTGCGCTTCACCGGCGGCCTGCTCGTCGGCTTCACCAACAACTGATCGCACCCTCGCCCGATTACGGGTGAGGTGGCCGGGTCGTGTACAGTCGTCCTCGGTCCACGGGGATATAGCTCAGGCGGTTAGAGCGCTTCGCTGATAACGAAGAGGTCCGAGGTTCAAGTCCTCGTATCCCCACTGCATTTATTGTCCCGCCGCCGCTACTGCGGCGTGACGCTCGCTTCGCGTCACGAGCGCGGTCGCGACGCTCCGCGTCCGACGTGAGTGTGCGAGCACCTGCACCGGCGCAGCAGCCTCTGTAGGGTGGGATGCACGGGGCCTTAGCTCAATTGGTAGAGCGCCTGCTTTGCAAGCAGGAGGTCAGGAGTTCGATTCTCCTAGGCTCCACGGTGTTTTCTGCCACGCCGCCGCTTCTGCGGCGTGACGTTCGCTTCGCGTCATGAGCGCGGTCACGACGCTCCGCTCCGCCGGGGCCGGGATGCTCGCATCCGGCTCGTCGGTGAGTCGGGAAGCTTCTCGTGCGGGCGGGTCGGGCTGATCCCTGCGCCGCGTTCGCGCCGGTTTCTCGTTAACGAGGAACGGCGCCCCGGAGGGCGCCGTTCGGTGGTGCGAGGGGCTCAGACGGCGGGCGTGGGGCGCGCCGTCGTGGGGGCCTCGCCCGGCTCGGGCTCGTCCTCGACCCAGAGGTCGTCGTCGGGGCGCAGCGTCTGCCAGGCCGCGTAGGCGATGCCGGCGACCGCGACGACGCCGAGACCGATGAGGATGAACGTGCCGGGCCCGTGCTTCGGCTTCACCTCGACGAGGCCCAGGCGCTGGCCGGCCTTCGTGGCGACCTCCTGGCTCGCGCGGGATGCCGTCTTGATGGCCTCGCGCAGGTGCTTGTCGCGGGCGACCTCGAGCGCGGCGAGCGCGGAGCCGACGGCCCCGGTCACGGCCGGCACGACGTCGTCGGTGAGGGTGTGCTTCGTGACGTGGCCGGCGTGGCGCACGGCGCCTACGGTCGAGTCGACGGCGGGGGCGAGGCGGCGGTCGTACGAGTCGCGGACCCGGGGTGCGACGTCCCGGCGGGCGACGTCGCCGACGGTGACGCCCGCGGAGCGGAGAACCTTCGCGGCGTGATCCAGAACCTCGCGCTGCTCACCCCAGACGTTCTCGGCGGCTCCCCGCAGCTTCTTCAATTCGCGGCGGCGCTTGCGTGACAGTCCCATGACGGTCCTCCAAAGGGTGGCGATCGGTGTCGCCCCCATCCTGGCACTGTCCCTGCTCGCACCCAACCCGCGAGGATCAGATGCTCAGGAAGCGCCAACGAGGCCCCGTGGGAGAATGGTAGCCATGTCGATCCACACTGCAGTCGCGACCGTCCACACGACCCTCGGCGACATCCGCATCAACCTGTTCGGGAACCACGCGCCCAAGACCGTCAAGAACTTCGTCGGCCTCGCCACGGGCACCATCGAGTGGACCCACCCCTCCACCGGGGAGAAGAGCACGAAGCCGCTCTACGACGGCGTGATCTTCCACCGCATCATCAAGGAGTTCATGATCCAGGGCGGCGACCCCCTCGGTCAGGGCATCGGCGGGCCGGGCTACGAGTTCGACGACGAGATCCACCCCGAGCTGCAGTTCTCCGAGCCCTACCTGCTCGCCATGGCCAACGCCGGCAAGCGCGGCGGCAAGGGCACCAACGGCTCGCAGTTCTTCATCTCGACCATCCCCACCCCGTGGCTGAACGGCAACCACACGATCTTCGGCGTCGTCGCCGACGACGAGTCGCGCAAGGTCGTCGACGCCATCGAGGCGACCCCGACCGACGGGCGCGACAAGCCGCTGACCGACGTCACCATCACGAGCATCGACGTCGTCGAGGTCTGATGACCCACCCGGAGGAGGGCGGCGCGGCCGCCGCGGCAGGCCCCTCGGTCTGCTACCGGCACGCCGACCGCCCCTCCTTCGCGCGGTGCCAGCGCTGCGGCCGCACGATCTGCGGCGAGTGCCAGACCCCGGCGGCGGTGGGGGTGCACTGCCCCGAGTGCACGGCCGCGGCACGAGCATCCGCCCCCCGCACCGCCTCGCCGATGGCCCGGGCCTTCCGCCGCGGCTCGAGCACGCCCGTCGTCACCTACTCGATCATCGCGGTGACCCTCGCGGTGTACGTGCTGCAGCTCATCAGCGGCGGCGTCGTCACCAACGCGCTCGGCTACGCACCGGTGCTGACGCTCGATCAGCCGTGGCGGATGCTCACCGCGGCCCTCGTGCACAGCCCCGGCTCGATCTTCCACCTGCTGTTCAACATGTACGCCCTGTTCGTCCTGGGGCCGCTGGTGGAATCCTTCATCGGGCGAGCACGACTGCTGGCCGTCTACTTGCTGTCGGCGCTCGGCGGCTCGGTCGCCGTGCTCTACCTGGCGCCGGCCACCTTCGTGATCGGCGCTTCGGGCGCGATCTTCGGCCTGTTCGGAGCGTTCTTCGTCATCCAGCGGCGGCTGGGCGGCAGCAGCATCCAGTTCATCGTGCTCATCGGCCTCAACCTCGGGCTCGGCTTCATCGTGCCGAACGTCTCGTGGCAGGCGCACGTGGGCGGGCTCGCCGTCGGCGCTCTCCTCGCGCTCATCATGGTGCGCATGCGGCGGCCGGCGCAGCAGCGGCTGCAGGTCGGCCTCATCGCCGCCGCGGGCGCGCTGCTCATCGCGATGACAGTGCTGCGATTCGCGCTGCTGTAGCGCGCTGCGAGAGCTCTCCGGCATGGGACGAGGAGTTATCCACAGGTGATTCCACACTGGGGATAATCACACCGGTGTTATTCGACCCCCTCTTCGGGGGGTGCGGCCGGGATGGCGGCAGGAGTGACGAGGGGTGGGTCAGCGCCAGCGGGTCGTCATGAGGAAGCCGATGAACATGATGCCGAAGCCGACCATGATGTTCCAGGCGCCGAACTGCGGCACGGGCCACGAGGTGCCGCTGAGGTAGTAGACGATGATCCACAGCAGCCCGACGAGCATGAAGCCGAACATCACCGGCTTGAACCAGACCGGGTTGAGGGCGTCCTTGCCGCTGGGCGTGCCGGCGCTGTCTAGGGTGCTCGTTCCTCGGGCCATGGCGCCATTGTACCCGCGGTGCCGCTGAGCCGGAATGCGCTCGGGTGCGGCCATTACACTGTGGCCATGACCGCCCCGACGACCGCCCCCCGTCGCGCGCAGGTCCGCGCCCGGCGGCGGCGTCCCGTGGCGCATCGCCGCGCCTCCGTGCTGGGGGTGCTGGGCGAGCTGATCATGACCGCCGGGGTGATCGTGCTGCTCTTCCTCGGCTGGTACCTGTGGCTCGGCGACGTCATCGCCGGCTCGGCGCAGAACGAGGCGGGGCAGGAGCTGCGGGAGCAGTGGCAGGTCGACGAACCGCCCTCGACGGACGGCGGGCCGGTCGCCGGAACGCCGCAGGATCTCGCGATCGCGCCGGTGCTCGAGGAGCCCGGGGCCGTCGCTGATCGCTTCGGCACCATGCTGATCCCCCGATTCGGCGCCGACTACGTGCGCACGATCGCGCAGGGTGTCGAACTGCGCGCGGTGCTCAACGACGTCGAGACCGGCATCGGCCACTACCCCGGCACGGCGATGCCCGGGGCGGTCGGCAACTTCGCCGTCGCCGCGCACCGGACGACCTACGGCGCGCCCTTCAACCGCATCCTCGAACTGCGGGCCGACGACAGCATCTACATCGAGACCGAGGCCGGCTGGTATCAGTACGCGGTCCGCAGCTCGGAGATCGTGGCCCCGAGCGCGGTCGACGTGCTCGAGCCGGTACCCCGCCAGCCCGGCGCCGAACCCACGGAGCGCATCCTCACCATGACCACCTGCCACCCGCTCTTCTCGGCCGCCGAGCGCGCCATCGGATACGCCGTCATGACGGCCTGGTACCCGCGCGAGGGCGGCGCCCCCGCCGAGGTCATCGACAACGGCTCGGTGGGCGCCTGATGT contains these protein-coding regions:
- the dnaN gene encoding DNA polymerase III subunit beta; translation: MKFQVNRDVFADAVSFAVKLLPQRTTLPILSGVLLRAEGDTLTLSSFDYEVSAQTQVTADIEEGGTVLVSGRLLSDIASRLPNAPVEFTREESKIVVRCGTARFTLSMMPVEEYPSLPVVDGPSGVLPGDSFADAVGQVAVAASRDDVTPVITGVQLEIADNRLSLVATDRYRVAVREIDWESSAVAEGVTALVPSRTLSEIGKIFSHTTQVTVTIVSGGDRELIAFSSAEKTVTSLLIKGNFPPVKRLFPETVDNYAVMSTAELIEATRRVSLVLERDAALRYSFSVDGLTLEALGSENAQASETIDAHLVGVDTVVSLKPQFLIDGLAAVHSEFVRISFTKTDNPNKPGPVLITSQSSKDQPGADNYRYLLQPNLLLR
- the recF gene encoding DNA replication/repair protein RecF (All proteins in this family for which functions are known are DNA-binding proteins that assist the filamentation of RecA onto DNA for the initiation of recombination or recombinational repair.) codes for the protein MHVTHLSLVDFRNYGRAEVELAPGTVLFVGRNGQGKTNLVEAIGYASTVSSHRVSTDQALVRFGAEAAIVRMRVQHEDRALVVEVQINRTGANKAQVNRGAIRVRELPRYFSSVLFAPEDLALVRGEPSGRRAFLDTLVVQRTPRFAGVMADYDRVLRQRNSLLKSARASRIPADALTTLDVWDDRLVELGTELMIARHELVSALRPFIGQAYRAVAGDDHAVRVGLQVSIDGESGVPSFDEDAPLEVDVVRERFRAAVAARRRAELDRAVTLVGPHRDDLVLELNGLPARGYASHGESWSFALALKLASAQVLRAEAVAGDPVLVLDDVFAELDEGRRERLADAVGDFEQVLITAAVGGDVPARLRATTVTIAAGAIVEPDAAPSAATVPEPATPLAATVPTGVDNPGEKSAINTSDDQLPGAADSEADSTPVTVAGDPEGRE
- a CDS encoding DUF721 domain-containing protein; this encodes MARRPDGEDSEASAVYQRLRGIFGDPALRSRDGRKRAAAKRDRTDSAPFGVGRDASGLGDVLEGMTRRMGWLSPLAKGELLLDWPDLVGPDVAAHSQPVGIEDEVLTVQCDSTAWATQLRLMRAEILTTILRRYPDAQVTSIRFDGPGAPSWKRGPRSIPGRGPRDTYG
- the gyrB gene encoding DNA topoisomerase (ATP-hydrolyzing) subunit B gives rise to the protein MTTTPSTPESDEAYGANQIQVLEGLEAVRKRPGMYIGSTGPRGLHHLVYEIVDNSVDEALAGFCDSIEVTILADGAVRVVDNGRGIPVDIHPVEKKSTVEVVLTILHAGGKFGGGGYAVSGGLHGVGSSVVNALSQKLEVEVRRQGAVYRQSYQHGVPDAPLEKGEASTENGTTITFWPNDEIFETVHFDYETLRNRFQQMAFLNKGLRIAITDERAHDADPEELEGTPALDAAATEAGPRREEFLYEQGLVDYVQFLNSSKKIEVVHPEIISFESEDTERRIALEVAMQWTTAYSESVHTYANTINTHEGGTHEEGFRAALTTLVNRYAREKGLLKEKEENLSGDDVREGLTAVVSIKLGEPQFEGQTKTKLGNTEAKSFVQKVTGEFLGDWFERNPGQAKDVIRKAQFAASARLAARKAREQTRRKGLLESGGMPGKLKDCQSKDPSLSEIFIVEGDSAGGSAVQGRNPETQAILPLRGKILNVEKARLDRALGNAEIQAMVTAFGASIGEEFDAAKVRYHKIVLMADADVDGQHITTLLLTLLFRYMRPLIENGYVYLAQPPLYRLKWTNADHEYVFSDRERDALLEAGLAAGRRIPKDNGVQRYKGLGEMNHQELWETTMNPDTRTLLQVTLDDAAIADSVFSTLMGEDVESRRTFIQQNAKDVRFLDI
- the gyrA gene encoding DNA gyrase subunit A codes for the protein MADDITDVDDSTSPGPGGKVNQVDLQLEMQRSYLDYAMSVIVGRALPDVRDGLKPVHRRVLYAMFDGGYRPDKAFSKCSRVVGDVMGQFHPHGDSAIYDALVRLVQPWSMRYPLASGQGNFGSPGNDGAAAPRYTETKMAPLAMEMVRDIEENTVDFQDNYDGRTREPSILPSRFPNLLVNGSVGIAVGMATNIPPHNLREVASAALWHLENPDASREELLDATLQRIKGPDFPTGAQILGIKGIQDAYRTGRGSITMRAVVTVEEIQNRTCLVITELPYQVNPDNLAIKIADLVKEGRLTGIADIRDESSGRTGQRLVIVLKRDAIAKVVLNNLYKHTPLQDNFGANMLAIVDGVPRTLPIDGFITLWTAHQIEVIVRRTQYRLDKAEADAHILRGYLKALDALDEVIALIRRSPTVEEARDGLQELLDVDELQANAILSLQLRRLAALERQKIQEQAEELERLIADYKEILASPERQRTIVSDELGEIVAKYGDDRRTEIMFGFDGDMSVEDLIPEEEMVVTVTRGGYIKRTRSDNYRSQHRGGKGVKGAQLRADDVVEHFFVTTTHHWLLFLTTTGRVYRLKAYEVQEAGRDARGQHVANLLALQPGEEIAQILDIRDYSAAPYLVLATRRGLVKKTALTEYDTNRTGGIIAINLREGDELVSAMLVEDDSDILLISRGGMSVRFTAGDSALRPMGRSTSGVMGMTFRGDDHLLSASVVHDGGSVFVVTEGGYAKRTAVDQYRVQGRGGLGIKVAKLNDDRGGLAGGIIVGDDDEVLVVLASGKVVRSAVSEVPAKGRDTMGVVFARLAEDDRIIAIARNSERNLEESDTEPVDDPSAVDAPATDAVDEAGKDA
- a CDS encoding DUF3566 domain-containing protein yields the protein MSTVAEKLQRKSQRSVPTKQVRLKLVYVDFWSAVKLSFLLAVCGAVVLLVATFFVWVVISSVGVIGEAQELLTSILGESAASLTSFLALPQVMLFAGVVAVLNVVGGTALGAIGALLYNLSVRFTGGLLVGFTNN